One genomic window of Paenibacillus xylanilyticus includes the following:
- a CDS encoding cache domain-containing sensor histidine kinase: protein MFLSAATVFISGMTGLITYRIHIALFNEEVSRQYSLTAEQVLARLDSRVNDMYKVTDYITLNPSVKNAIKAQAAGISSYDQMKLEDELDDQLYQVRLDAPEIMGIRIYDLKGNIFNLGAFAGSFQQMNPSYLAEMVHKLEGTGGEYVWNRLGPDAFLQEEQSNWIMAGRLMRSVDLETYGVMLILFNTSLFETYLKDLRLNEEVAVDLFDAEGQLLYAFHNPNIDPPPLTQLNLGATEIRDEQGSTHLYTKQTSDKAGFTLVSKVSLAQIQNKGKLILQVAVFSAAASILCSWFIITIISGRLLRPLASLVNAMKRVRDGRFDTRVRIETRDELGFIGERFNAMASRIDTLIHQVYERELSEKEAELKAIQAQLNPHFLYNTLSMFFWKFYMLGDEKSARLVTALSEMLQYTLEPVQRLTTLQDEMTQIDHYLQIQQARYQEALSVEISIPAELLRCQVIRLLLQPIVENVFVHAFSDKRDNRRLQIRGLQLPGHETEKEADMLIIEIVDNGCGMDAAVIERIMKPVSHAEEERQHIGIRSVLRRIELIHGEPYGVQIESAVGEGTLVRLRLPYQIGAGHHARESG from the coding sequence TTGTTTTTGTCGGCTGCGACGGTATTCATCTCGGGAATGACAGGGCTGATCACATATCGTATCCATATTGCCCTATTCAACGAAGAAGTCAGTCGTCAGTATAGTCTTACAGCAGAACAGGTTCTGGCACGGCTCGATTCGCGGGTCAACGACATGTACAAGGTCACGGATTACATCACACTCAATCCTTCCGTGAAAAATGCCATTAAGGCACAGGCTGCAGGCATCTCGTCCTACGACCAGATGAAGCTTGAGGATGAACTGGATGATCAGTTGTACCAGGTAAGGCTGGATGCACCGGAGATCATGGGAATTCGCATTTATGATCTGAAGGGAAATATATTTAATCTGGGCGCCTTTGCCGGCTCGTTTCAACAGATGAATCCTTCCTACTTGGCCGAGATGGTTCATAAGCTGGAAGGGACGGGCGGTGAATATGTGTGGAATCGTCTGGGGCCGGATGCTTTTCTGCAGGAAGAGCAGTCCAATTGGATTATGGCTGGACGATTAATGCGCTCGGTTGATCTGGAAACGTACGGAGTGATGTTGATCCTGTTTAACACCTCGCTGTTTGAGACGTATCTCAAGGACCTGCGATTGAACGAGGAAGTTGCTGTTGATCTGTTTGATGCGGAAGGGCAACTGCTATATGCGTTTCATAATCCGAATATAGACCCACCACCGCTTACACAGCTAAACCTGGGGGCAACCGAGATCAGGGACGAGCAGGGATCCACTCATTTGTATACCAAACAAACCTCGGACAAGGCAGGCTTCACACTGGTGAGCAAAGTATCGCTCGCGCAGATTCAGAACAAAGGGAAACTCATCCTGCAAGTCGCCGTGTTCTCTGCCGCAGCCAGCATACTATGCTCATGGTTCATCATCACGATCATTAGCGGCAGATTGCTGCGTCCACTTGCCAGTCTGGTCAATGCGATGAAAAGAGTGCGCGATGGCCGGTTCGATACTAGGGTCCGAATTGAGACGCGGGATGAGCTGGGCTTCATCGGTGAACGGTTCAATGCGATGGCTTCACGGATTGATACGCTCATTCATCAGGTGTACGAGCGGGAACTCAGTGAAAAGGAAGCCGAGCTCAAAGCCATTCAGGCGCAGTTGAACCCTCATTTTCTATATAACACACTAAGCATGTTTTTCTGGAAATTCTATATGCTGGGCGATGAGAAATCCGCTCGTCTCGTTACGGCCCTGTCTGAAATGCTGCAGTACACATTGGAACCCGTGCAGCGATTAACGACTCTCCAGGATGAGATGACGCAAATCGATCATTATCTGCAAATTCAACAGGCCAGATATCAGGAAGCATTATCCGTAGAAATTTCAATTCCTGCGGAGCTGCTTCGCTGTCAGGTGATCCGATTGCTGCTTCAGCCTATCGTCGAGAATGTGTTTGTCCATGCCTTCTCAGACAAGAGGGATAATCGCCGTTTGCAAATTCGTGGTTTGCAGCTGCCAGGACATGAGACGGAGAAGGAAGCGGACATGCTCATTATTGAAATCGTAGATAACGGCTGCGGCATGGATGCAGCGGTCATTGAACGAATAATGAAGCCAGTTTCACATGCGGAAGAGGAACGTCAGCATATTGGTATCCGAAGTGTACTCCGAAGAATCGAACTGATTCATGGGGAGCCTTATGGTGTACAGATCGAGTCTGCTGTGGGTGAAGGGACGCTTGTACGCCTTCGTTTACCATATCAGATCGGAGCAGGACACCATGCGCGGGAAAGCGGATGA
- a CDS encoding response regulator, which translates to MNGRMLVVDDEALFRQGLIHLVRNNPLGWEVVGEAADGEEAIQAVHSCTPDLIITDINMPVMDGLDLAERIHESGRDIMIIILTGYREFEYAQRAIRYGAIEFLLKPFSLDEACKVLRKAHERYRRKQSDIRIREQYHQVDRTERWREELASMLLHQQFEEMIIWVEGLLEEAARMPLPQCKSEIHLLMKVLTDMLAQQLQPQESGRLDTFGPDPLLWIHTVPEVIAWARSKSEEWMDMMMRLTREQQDHVITRVIRYIEMNYAGSCTLQAAAVHAHVTPNYLSYLFKKETGQGFSQYVSKRRIEKAKLLLHSTRQSMADIAEQTGFDNSSYFTTVFKQATGLSPREYRKQGAGDHHE; encoded by the coding sequence GTGAATGGACGAATGCTTGTAGTCGATGATGAAGCGTTATTCCGTCAGGGGCTAATTCATCTGGTTCGGAACAACCCTCTTGGATGGGAGGTTGTGGGAGAAGCTGCTGATGGAGAAGAAGCGATTCAGGCAGTGCACAGCTGTACGCCTGATCTGATAATTACGGATATTAACATGCCTGTGATGGATGGTCTGGACTTGGCTGAACGCATACATGAGAGCGGGCGGGATATCATGATTATCATTTTGACAGGGTATCGTGAATTCGAATATGCACAGCGTGCCATCCGCTATGGAGCCATTGAATTTTTGCTCAAGCCGTTCTCCCTCGATGAAGCATGCAAGGTGCTGCGCAAGGCACATGAACGATATCGCCGGAAGCAGTCGGACATCCGAATCAGGGAGCAATACCACCAGGTGGACCGTACCGAGAGATGGCGCGAAGAACTGGCTTCAATGCTGCTTCATCAGCAATTTGAGGAGATGATCATTTGGGTGGAGGGCCTGCTGGAGGAAGCTGCCCGAATGCCACTGCCCCAATGCAAATCCGAGATTCACTTGCTTATGAAAGTCTTGACGGACATGCTTGCACAGCAGCTTCAGCCACAGGAGTCCGGGAGATTGGACACATTCGGTCCAGATCCGCTGCTGTGGATTCATACCGTGCCCGAAGTCATTGCATGGGCTCGCTCGAAGAGTGAAGAGTGGATGGATATGATGATGCGCCTGACCCGGGAACAGCAGGATCATGTGATCACACGTGTCATTCGGTATATTGAGATGAATTACGCCGGAAGCTGTACGCTGCAGGCTGCCGCTGTTCATGCGCATGTGACGCCAAACTACCTGAGCTATTTGTTCAAAAAGGAGACCGGACAAGGCTTCAGCCAGTATGTCAGCAAACGCCGGATCGAGAAAGCGAAACTGCTGCTGCACAGCACCCGGCAGAGCATGGCGGATATAGCAGAACAGACAGGCTTCGATAACTCAAGCTATTTCACTACCGTATTTAAACAGGCCA
- a CDS encoding CotH kinase family protein, translating into MEMALPVYHIKVSDNEYQQLTSDIWSDTFVSGTMLMDGKPLPIRIRYRGGHTRGYVKKSFEIRTSSRTFHFNAEYDDPSLLRNALSFRFFESLRVPAPSTQHCILYLNGELQGVYLRIEGVKSFFFRQRKMPVRSIFYAVNDHAGFAMNSTETNTDLLSGYTLIRGKDEDRTRLRTFIQQLNTKSRQDLLRFLQARMDTDNYLRWLSGAVLTGNFDGFHQNYTWYEKVKTRRYGILPWDYEGTWGRNCYGARVDPNLVRIQGYNKLTGRLLAFRLFRQQYKRMMKLYLKNVFTEKRIIPVVYRLHGQIREAVEQDPYMKWPMNVFYGEPEKIRTYVAERREYLQKELHRL; encoded by the coding sequence CAGATACGTTTGTGAGCGGAACGATGCTGATGGACGGCAAACCGCTTCCCATCCGAATTCGATACCGGGGAGGGCACACACGTGGCTATGTGAAAAAGTCCTTTGAGATTCGAACGTCCAGCAGAACATTTCATTTCAATGCCGAGTATGATGATCCCTCATTGCTGCGCAATGCACTCTCGTTCCGTTTTTTTGAATCCCTTCGGGTTCCGGCTCCGTCGACGCAGCACTGCATACTGTATCTAAACGGAGAGCTGCAGGGTGTCTATTTACGTATTGAGGGAGTTAAATCGTTCTTTTTTCGTCAGCGAAAAATGCCTGTTCGAAGCATCTTCTATGCGGTAAACGATCATGCGGGATTCGCAATGAATTCGACTGAAACAAACACGGATCTACTATCCGGATACACACTGATCCGCGGCAAGGACGAGGATCGCACGAGGCTCCGTACCTTTATCCAACAGCTGAATACGAAGTCGAGGCAGGATCTGCTTCGCTTTTTGCAGGCAAGAATGGATACGGATAACTATTTGCGATGGCTGAGTGGGGCTGTACTTACAGGCAATTTCGATGGATTCCATCAGAATTACACATGGTATGAGAAGGTCAAGACCCGGAGGTATGGGATCCTGCCCTGGGATTATGAGGGGACTTGGGGAAGAAACTGTTATGGTGCAAGAGTAGATCCGAACCTGGTACGGATTCAGGGATATAACAAACTGACTGGACGGCTGCTTGCTTTCCGCCTTTTCCGTCAGCAGTACAAGAGAATGATGAAGCTGTATCTGAAGAACGTTTTCACCGAGAAACGGATTATACCGGTAGTTTACCGATTACACGGTCAGATCCGTGAAGCTGTGGAGCAGGATCCCTACATGAAATGGCCGATGAATGTTTTTTATGGTGAACCCGAGAAGATTCGTACCTATGTGGCAGAGCGCCGGGAATATCTGCAGAAGGAGTTACACCGATTGTAG